One stretch of Halapricum desulfuricans DNA includes these proteins:
- a CDS encoding DUF5794 domain-containing protein translates to MSSSQHPIALAIERQVGGATRLLATVMWLPLVDGVFPALVLAGAIDGVGGIFEVGLLVFGGSATVAVILADMDGGPREQVPKVFAVGAVLVVVAGIEAALAPTIQSLLDLQTFQRFAAVVILAVAAKTASSRLGELLPRPAMIVALGLLASLEPAGATLAFSTDLGLVVRGVAAGLVGATFALLVALAGPALRGMVDLDRFRFGSAVALGMLPLSIFGLVPGDAPIALVVLALTALLAFDPDSADERAPEPAITDGSGPREVDESDEVGDGDSDDRYRAPWL, encoded by the coding sequence ATGAGCAGTTCCCAACACCCGATCGCGCTCGCCATCGAGCGGCAGGTCGGAGGCGCGACCCGCCTGCTGGCGACGGTCATGTGGCTCCCGCTGGTCGACGGCGTGTTCCCCGCGCTCGTGCTTGCGGGTGCGATCGACGGCGTCGGCGGTATCTTCGAGGTCGGGCTGCTCGTCTTCGGCGGCAGTGCGACCGTCGCGGTCATCCTCGCGGACATGGACGGCGGCCCGCGCGAGCAAGTTCCGAAGGTCTTTGCCGTCGGGGCCGTGCTCGTCGTCGTCGCCGGGATTGAGGCCGCGCTCGCGCCGACCATCCAGAGTCTGCTCGATCTCCAGACCTTTCAGCGGTTCGCGGCCGTCGTGATCCTCGCGGTCGCCGCAAAGACCGCGAGCTCCCGACTCGGGGAGTTGCTCCCCCGGCCCGCGATGATCGTCGCGCTGGGATTGCTCGCGAGTCTCGAGCCCGCTGGCGCGACGCTCGCGTTCTCGACCGATCTCGGACTCGTCGTTCGCGGTGTCGCCGCCGGGCTGGTCGGCGCGACGTTTGCGCTGCTGGTCGCGCTCGCGGGCCCGGCCCTGCGCGGGATGGTCGATCTCGATCGGTTCCGGTTCGGGAGCGCGGTCGCGCTCGGGATGCTTCCGCTGTCGATATTCGGGCTCGTCCCCGGCGACGCCCCGATCGCGCTCGTCGTGCTCGCGTTGACGGCACTGCTCGCGTTCGACCCGGACAGCGCCGACGAGCGCGCCCCCGAACCGGCGATCACCGACGGCAGCGGGCCTCGTGAGGTCGACGAGTCCGATGAGGTCGGCGACGGCGATTCCGACGATCGGTATCGCGCCCCCTGGCTCTAG
- a CDS encoding DUF6498-containing protein, protein MSSALHDAVSPIPAVVGNLVPIAGVLALDWSPAAVLLVYQAELAAIFLWTILKVPFAYKRPNNMIERPNGIIGDDSAVFRPIQRKRGSISIPGPLPPLYPRNVPTLIVALVLTPFALAIAFVAFSLTRPEITEAAAGAFIVGGVVVFVARGIETWREYFRGAGYREHSPRSVLLTPFKYFLIVGIVFLAFFVLESVIEVNAIIGAERAVLLLAVGKLGYDVRSWRVQRDDERRSLFERLYGSAATEIEPTPVEIPGGEPVRRVSMNRGMALIDALVHGLLFWFRVPAIFAWLVVGYGILTSNATIALVGLGIGVAVSVPRIVARYVRYGTVEYRCYDDTIVVYDTLLEEPQARMDDHAVTDATASTGWLDRLFGTKTLSFEVMDHGDSSDGRLFVPEAETVDTEDDADESEPLVLPHVEDPRRVTDALGLSWHLDEEQ, encoded by the coding sequence GTGAGCAGTGCCCTCCACGACGCGGTCTCGCCGATACCGGCTGTCGTCGGTAACCTGGTGCCGATCGCCGGCGTCCTCGCGCTGGACTGGTCTCCCGCGGCGGTGTTGCTCGTCTACCAGGCGGAGCTGGCCGCGATCTTTCTCTGGACGATTCTGAAGGTCCCGTTCGCGTACAAGCGGCCGAACAACATGATCGAGCGACCCAACGGCATCATCGGCGACGACTCCGCCGTGTTCCGTCCGATCCAGCGAAAGCGGGGATCGATCTCGATCCCGGGGCCGCTCCCGCCGCTGTACCCGCGGAACGTCCCGACGCTGATCGTCGCGCTCGTGTTGACACCGTTCGCGCTCGCTATCGCGTTTGTCGCCTTTTCGCTGACCCGGCCGGAGATTACCGAGGCAGCCGCCGGGGCGTTCATCGTCGGTGGCGTCGTCGTGTTCGTCGCACGCGGGATCGAGACCTGGCGCGAGTATTTCCGTGGAGCGGGGTACCGCGAACACTCCCCGCGATCGGTGCTTTTGACGCCGTTCAAGTATTTCCTGATCGTCGGAATCGTCTTCCTGGCGTTTTTCGTGCTGGAGTCGGTGATCGAGGTGAACGCGATCATCGGGGCCGAACGGGCGGTCCTGCTGCTCGCGGTGGGGAAACTCGGGTACGACGTCCGGTCCTGGCGCGTCCAGCGCGACGACGAACGCCGGAGCCTCTTCGAGCGACTGTACGGGAGCGCGGCGACCGAGATCGAACCGACGCCGGTCGAGATACCCGGCGGTGAACCGGTCAGACGCGTCTCGATGAACAGGGGGATGGCGCTGATCGACGCTCTCGTCCACGGACTGCTGTTCTGGTTTCGCGTTCCGGCGATCTTCGCCTGGCTCGTCGTCGGATACGGCATCCTCACGTCGAACGCCACGATCGCACTCGTCGGGCTCGGGATCGGCGTGGCCGTGAGCGTCCCCCGGATCGTCGCGCGGTACGTCCGATACGGGACCGTCGAGTACCGCTGTTACGACGACACGATCGTCGTCTACGACACGCTACTCGAGGAGCCACAGGCCCGGATGGACGACCACGCTGTCACCGACGCGACCGCGTCGACCGGCTGGCTCGACCGGCTCTTCGGGACGAAGACGCTCTCCTTCGAGGTGATGGATCACGGAGACAGCTCCGATGGACGGCTATTCGTCCCCGAAGCGGAGACGGTCGACACTGAAGACGACGCCGACGAAAGCGAGCCGCTGGTGCTCCCGCACGTCGAGGACCCCCGCCGAGTCACCGATGCGCTCGGACTCTCCTGGCATCTCGACGAAGAGCAGTAG
- a CDS encoding metal-dependent hydrolase, with protein MNKRGHVLNAILLSVGIGIIVQPSADLETVRTITEVLVPVVLGALFPDVDTAFGTHRKTLHNLPVLGIVLAYPIYFSNLQYVWIGVLTHYVLDVLGSRRGIALFYPLWDEEFNLPVGVPVSSKWATPMMLTVTAFELVVAAGLVYGTPPELQAQVQQVVGL; from the coding sequence ATGAACAAGCGCGGGCACGTGTTGAACGCCATCCTGTTGAGCGTCGGCATCGGAATCATCGTCCAGCCGAGCGCCGACCTCGAGACTGTGCGGACGATCACCGAGGTACTCGTGCCGGTCGTGCTCGGGGCGCTGTTCCCCGACGTGGACACGGCGTTCGGAACGCACCGCAAGACGCTGCACAACCTCCCGGTTCTCGGGATCGTCCTCGCCTATCCGATCTACTTCTCCAATCTCCAGTACGTCTGGATCGGCGTGCTCACCCACTACGTGCTCGACGTGCTGGGGAGCCGCCGCGGGATCGCGCTGTTTTACCCGCTTTGGGACGAGGAGTTCAACCTCCCGGTGGGCGTGCCCGTCAGCAGCAAGTGGGCGACCCCGATGATGCTCACAGTGACGGCGTTCGAACTCGTCGTCGCGGCGGGACTCGTCTACGGGACGCCGCCCGAACTGCAGGCGCAAGTCCAGCAGGTCGTCGGCCTCTAG
- a CDS encoding DUF1102 domain-containing protein gives MTKRRKFLLGMGSLAAGGAAALGTGAFNTAEASRTVDVEVAEDASAWISLNPLSDFASYNEEGLLELDFSEYPGNVWNNESQGMNADAVFTFEDVFEIWADLGSSAGQYYFWIETQGFDVDIELTAGGGQSGHAVPSEGTDLTEPFQFGGQPGSVFVDMEITTNGPAEEAGGTLLIHASESDPNAT, from the coding sequence ATGACAAAACGACGTAAGTTCCTGCTCGGAATGGGATCGCTCGCTGCCGGTGGGGCAGCCGCACTAGGTACTGGGGCGTTCAATACCGCCGAAGCATCTCGTACGGTGGACGTTGAAGTTGCAGAAGACGCGAGCGCGTGGATCTCGTTAAATCCACTTAGTGACTTCGCTTCCTACAATGAGGAGGGGTTGCTTGAGCTTGACTTCTCCGAATACCCAGGAAATGTTTGGAATAATGAGTCTCAAGGGATGAACGCCGACGCTGTGTTCACCTTTGAGGATGTTTTTGAAATTTGGGCAGACCTCGGTAGTAGCGCTGGCCAGTACTACTTCTGGATCGAAACCCAGGGCTTCGATGTTGATATTGAACTGACTGCAGGTGGTGGACAGAGCGGGCACGCAGTACCGTCAGAGGGGACTGATCTTACCGAACCGTTCCAGTTTGGAGGTCAGCCTGGGAGTGTGTTTGTTGATATGGAGATCACTACTAACGGACCGGCTGAGGAAGCTGGTGGCACCCTTCTTATCCACGCTTCAGAGAGCGACCCTAACGCAACATAG
- a CDS encoding bis(5'-nucleosyl)-tetraphosphatase, with amino-acid sequence MIEATSAGAILFRDTRGRREYLLLKSRPGDWEFPKGGVEGEEELQQTAIREVKEEAGIEEFRLLDGFRKDYDYIFEANGNTIHKTVHLFVAKSYEASAELSNEHRDLQWRDYKQAINTITQDGPREILEDAHDFLDDKRERGDI; translated from the coding sequence ATGATAGAGGCCACGAGCGCGGGAGCGATCCTCTTTCGCGATACGCGTGGCCGTCGTGAATACCTCCTGTTGAAAAGCCGGCCCGGCGACTGGGAATTTCCCAAAGGCGGGGTCGAAGGCGAGGAGGAGCTACAGCAGACGGCCATCCGCGAAGTGAAAGAGGAAGCCGGGATCGAGGAGTTCCGACTCCTCGACGGCTTCCGCAAGGACTACGATTACATCTTCGAAGCGAACGGCAACACGATCCACAAGACCGTCCACCTGTTCGTCGCCAAGTCCTACGAGGCGAGCGCCGAACTGTCGAACGAACACCGCGACCTGCAGTGGCGCGACTACAAGCAGGCGATCAACACCATCACCCAGGACGGACCGCGGGAAATCCTCGAGGACGCACACGACTTCCTCGACGACAAGCGAGAGCGGGGCGACATCTAG
- a CDS encoding DUF7565 family protein, whose amino-acid sequence MTSWECAIEGDGRTFDRVEDLIVHQATDHPRVECEVCGTVLPDGYFAIRHAFEEHSRAEYVRAYDATAKEVRKRESVKETIESEADLREVVDRLEGGSGTF is encoded by the coding sequence ATGACTAGCTGGGAGTGCGCTATCGAGGGCGACGGCCGAACGTTCGACCGGGTCGAAGACCTGATCGTCCATCAGGCGACCGACCACCCTCGCGTCGAGTGCGAGGTCTGCGGGACGGTCCTGCCCGACGGCTACTTCGCGATCCGACACGCCTTCGAAGAGCACAGTCGGGCCGAATACGTCCGGGCGTACGACGCGACGGCCAAGGAAGTCCGCAAGCGCGAGAGCGTCAAGGAGACGATCGAGAGCGAAGCCGACCTCCGAGAGGTCGTCGACCGCCTCGAAGGCGGCTCCGGGACGTTCTGA
- a CDS encoding DUF5795 family protein has product MSENRVVQGRMVTPKRLAELIEGESVMDAEAIEDADRVCPECGGDVISVGYMPSVTSFVTGYKCQDCDWATTDDG; this is encoded by the coding sequence ATGAGCGAAAACCGCGTCGTGCAGGGGCGGATGGTCACCCCGAAACGACTGGCCGAACTGATCGAAGGCGAGAGCGTCATGGACGCCGAAGCGATCGAGGACGCCGATCGCGTTTGCCCGGAGTGTGGCGGTGACGTCATCTCGGTCGGATACATGCCCTCTGTCACTTCCTTTGTCACCGGCTACAAGTGTCAGGACTGCGACTGGGCGACGACAGACGACGGGTGA
- a CDS encoding MarR family transcriptional regulator: MSRHVKPAPHEGDVRFTFGVHPKEHVTDHGLAPYYAMDSLIKEWGDRWETEGKPAEEIQFQGETWATCFDYSKSGLDPWDNPDFQLEQVREFQFYFVSKDSPTYEGVRADRDKRVKGGTITVRPRWPDLRSDGEPVSVPDYGAPYIDVQVQASNIPHETYLTLVKRVMDAYGIHSRYFDYPHPDSHIDDLAYYVRLKRSESGPLYAPDGPIARAHTLIQGDRSGYRKHVENHTKIPGYYVTATVEDEKAGELVRGHSLGKELKHYYPEEPQQYAPDEAPYHPKFEVSYQTSRTEQTVRWDDLEDARRELEETILNCLEWSGLATTAASDAFVEFDPYWDVVNTHKSRKLVKCPLPEIEDEQEHRVMQLWGDMTEADRDVTELLLTDGGKVSPQEAAEKTGNTYRTIREVTNRMEGLIRHTYGELELESKKIQQELLKRVRAAGDRFEQEIGSAAMELADVAEERARDAWSRLRREYAISSVDRDDCRKLLKVGYQPADQEEARNILREIKTTYQEHVESIMAGVHVVVTLADGTRRRVRDLEQAFQKSVESQQREARHNQQAREIFDFEAWKAAGCPPADEWDTG, encoded by the coding sequence GTGAGCCGGCACGTCAAACCCGCGCCCCACGAGGGCGACGTCCGGTTCACCTTCGGCGTGCATCCCAAAGAACACGTCACCGATCACGGGCTCGCGCCCTACTACGCGATGGACAGTCTCATCAAAGAGTGGGGCGATCGCTGGGAGACCGAGGGCAAACCCGCCGAAGAGATCCAGTTCCAGGGCGAGACCTGGGCCACCTGCTTCGACTACTCGAAGAGCGGGCTCGACCCCTGGGACAATCCTGATTTCCAGCTCGAGCAAGTGCGCGAGTTCCAGTTCTATTTCGTCTCGAAGGACTCGCCGACCTACGAGGGCGTGCGCGCCGATCGCGACAAGCGCGTGAAGGGCGGGACGATCACTGTCCGCCCCCGCTGGCCCGATCTTCGATCCGACGGCGAGCCGGTCTCGGTACCGGACTACGGCGCGCCTTACATCGACGTCCAGGTGCAGGCGTCGAACATTCCCCACGAGACGTATCTGACTCTCGTGAAGCGCGTGATGGACGCCTACGGCATCCACAGCCGATACTTCGATTACCCACACCCAGACAGCCACATCGACGACCTGGCGTACTACGTGCGCCTGAAGCGCTCCGAGAGCGGGCCCCTGTACGCACCGGACGGGCCAATCGCGCGAGCGCACACGCTGATCCAGGGCGATCGCTCGGGCTACCGCAAGCACGTCGAAAACCACACCAAGATTCCCGGCTACTACGTCACCGCGACAGTCGAAGACGAGAAGGCCGGCGAACTGGTTCGCGGTCACTCTCTCGGGAAGGAATTGAAGCACTACTACCCCGAGGAACCTCAGCAGTACGCGCCGGACGAGGCACCGTATCACCCGAAGTTCGAAGTCTCCTATCAGACCAGTCGCACCGAGCAGACCGTTCGGTGGGACGATCTTGAGGACGCTCGGCGCGAGCTCGAGGAGACGATCCTGAACTGCCTCGAATGGTCGGGACTCGCGACGACCGCCGCGAGTGACGCGTTCGTCGAGTTCGATCCGTACTGGGACGTCGTCAACACCCACAAGTCCCGCAAGCTCGTGAAGTGTCCCCTGCCGGAGATCGAAGACGAGCAGGAACACCGCGTGATGCAGCTCTGGGGCGACATGACCGAGGCCGACCGGGACGTCACCGAACTGCTGCTGACCGATGGCGGGAAGGTCTCGCCGCAGGAGGCCGCCGAGAAGACGGGCAACACCTACCGAACGATCCGCGAAGTGACGAACCGGATGGAGGGGTTGATCCGCCACACCTACGGCGAGTTGGAACTCGAGTCGAAGAAGATCCAGCAGGAACTGCTGAAGCGGGTGCGCGCGGCCGGCGATCGCTTCGAGCAGGAGATCGGGAGCGCCGCGATGGAGCTGGCCGACGTCGCCGAAGAGCGCGCCCGTGACGCGTGGAGTCGCCTGCGACGCGAGTACGCGATTAGTTCCGTCGATCGCGACGACTGCCGGAAGCTCCTGAAGGTCGGCTACCAGCCGGCCGACCAGGAGGAAGCACGGAATATCCTGCGGGAAATCAAGACGACCTACCAGGAGCACGTCGAGTCGATCATGGCCGGCGTCCACGTCGTCGTGACGCTGGCCGACGGAACGCGCCGACGGGTTCGTGATCTCGAGCAGGCATTCCAGAAGTCCGTCGAGAGCCAGCAGCGCGAAGCGCGCCACAACCAGCAGGCGCGGGAGATCTTCGACTTCGAGGCGTGGAAGGCCGCCGGGTGTCCGCCGGCCGACGAGTGGGACACCGGGTAG
- a CDS encoding glycerate kinase type-2 family protein: MIRNRDELATTRARDLALSCLEAGIEAARPERVVAERVAVEGDTLSIAGTRYDLSAYDELVLLGGGKAADAVARALEGVLGDRLDRGLVVTSDPVETDAVEVVEGSHPVPDERAREGAGEILDRARDHDERTLLLVPVTGGGSALLPLPAGDVRLRDLQAITEALVESGAAIEEINAVRKHLSLIKGGGLARAAAPATAVGLVFSDVVGDDPATIASGPTAPDETTYRDALSVLDRYDVDTPEPVVEHLRAGVAGDYDETPADGLSHVDNHVLASAWTALSAAEDAVADTEYEPVVLSSRIRGEATEAALSQVAIAEECRATGRPVEPPAVLLSGGETTVTVLGNGEGGPNLEFALRAGIELPEGVVCASVDTDGSDGATDAAGAIVDSATVEDPAAARRALVENDALSVLDDAGALIETGPTETNVNDLRVLVVE; the protein is encoded by the coding sequence ATGATCCGAAACCGCGACGAACTGGCGACCACGCGGGCTCGGGACCTCGCGCTGTCCTGTCTCGAGGCGGGCATCGAGGCCGCTCGGCCGGAGCGCGTCGTCGCCGAACGGGTCGCCGTCGAGGGAGACACGCTCTCGATCGCCGGGACTCGCTACGATCTGTCGGCGTACGACGAACTCGTCCTGCTCGGCGGGGGCAAGGCCGCCGACGCCGTCGCCCGGGCGCTTGAGGGCGTCCTCGGCGACCGACTCGACCGCGGGCTGGTCGTGACGAGCGATCCCGTCGAGACCGACGCCGTCGAGGTCGTCGAGGGGTCCCATCCCGTGCCGGACGAGCGCGCTCGCGAGGGTGCCGGAGAGATCCTGGACCGGGCACGCGATCACGACGAGCGGACGCTCCTGCTCGTGCCGGTAACCGGCGGCGGGAGCGCCTTGCTCCCGCTGCCTGCCGGGGACGTCCGGTTGCGTGACCTGCAGGCGATCACCGAGGCGCTCGTCGAGAGCGGCGCGGCGATCGAGGAGATCAACGCCGTCCGCAAGCACCTCTCGCTGATCAAGGGCGGCGGGCTGGCGCGGGCGGCCGCGCCGGCGACGGCCGTCGGACTGGTCTTCTCCGACGTCGTCGGCGACGACCCCGCCACGATCGCCTCGGGCCCGACCGCTCCCGACGAAACCACCTACAGGGACGCGCTGTCGGTCCTCGATCGGTACGACGTGGACACGCCGGAGCCGGTGGTCGAGCACCTCCGGGCGGGAGTCGCCGGCGACTACGACGAGACGCCGGCGGACGGGTTATCACACGTCGACAATCACGTGCTGGCCAGCGCGTGGACGGCGCTCTCAGCCGCCGAAGACGCCGTCGCCGACACCGAGTACGAACCGGTCGTCCTCTCCTCGCGGATCCGCGGAGAGGCCACCGAGGCGGCGCTGAGCCAGGTCGCGATCGCCGAGGAGTGTCGCGCGACCGGCCGTCCGGTCGAACCGCCGGCGGTGTTGCTCTCGGGGGGCGAGACGACAGTGACGGTCCTCGGCAACGGCGAGGGCGGGCCGAATCTGGAGTTCGCACTGCGGGCGGGGATCGAGCTCCCGGAGGGCGTCGTCTGTGCCAGCGTTGACACCGACGGCTCGGACGGGGCGACCGACGCCGCGGGCGCGATCGTCGACAGCGCGACCGTCGAGGACCCGGCGGCCGCCCGGCGCGCGCTCGTCGAAAACGACGCGCTGTCGGTCCTCGACGACGCCGGCGCGCTGATCGAAACCGGGCCGACGGAGACGAACGTCAACGACCTGCGCGTGCTGGTCGTCGAGTGA
- a CDS encoding CinA family protein, producing MDTHDSPRELATRLRDRLGEADETLAVAETCTGGGVGAALTAVPGASEYLDRVLVPYDYDALRTVAGINRETLDRHGAVSEAATAELARAARDLSDVTWGIANTGVAGPGGGTAETPVGTAFVAVAYAAPWESGDSATAVEQYRFDGDRQAVRERIIRQSLTDLLDAIGRER from the coding sequence ATGGACACTCACGATTCACCACGCGAACTGGCGACACGCCTGCGGGATCGACTGGGCGAGGCCGACGAGACACTGGCCGTCGCCGAGACCTGTACCGGCGGCGGCGTCGGCGCGGCGCTGACCGCCGTTCCGGGAGCCAGCGAGTACCTCGATCGAGTGCTCGTTCCCTACGACTACGACGCGTTGCGGACGGTGGCCGGTATCAATCGCGAGACGCTCGACCGACACGGTGCCGTCAGCGAGGCCGCGACCGCCGAGCTCGCCCGGGCCGCCCGTGACCTGTCCGACGTGACGTGGGGGATCGCTAACACCGGCGTCGCCGGGCCCGGGGGCGGCACCGCCGAAACGCCCGTCGGAACGGCCTTCGTCGCCGTCGCCTACGCCGCCCCCTGGGAGAGCGGCGACTCCGCGACCGCCGTCGAGCAGTACCGTTTCGACGGCGATCGGCAGGCGGTCCGCGAACGGATCATCCGGCAGTCGCTGACCGATCTGCTCGACGCGATCGGCCGGGAGCGGTAG
- a CDS encoding SDR family oxidoreductase codes for MAKTVLITGCSSGIGRATAEAFLEDEWTVYATARDEEDLSELAAAGCETAELDVTNAGAVERVVDRIVDEQGRIDCLVNNAGTAQFGPLEDVPTDALKDQFDVNVYGPHRLIREVLPHMRDRERGRIVNVSSVTGFLATPGEGAYSASKFALEGLSDALRNEVDQYGIDVVVVQPGPVATEFERRVEASRDRLERSGAYETVYEIQDDRVAIEASDSFGMPAGAVATTIKDAATVTDPDPRYPVGRLAKAATLARYLPDRVRDRLWALLRRVTSLR; via the coding sequence ATGGCAAAGACGGTGCTGATAACGGGGTGTTCGTCGGGCATCGGACGCGCGACTGCCGAGGCCTTCCTCGAGGACGAGTGGACGGTCTACGCGACCGCTCGCGACGAGGAGGATCTCTCTGAACTTGCGGCAGCCGGCTGTGAGACGGCCGAACTGGACGTGACGAACGCCGGCGCGGTCGAGCGCGTCGTCGATCGGATCGTCGACGAGCAGGGGCGGATCGACTGTCTGGTCAACAACGCCGGGACGGCCCAGTTCGGGCCGCTCGAAGACGTCCCCACGGACGCCCTCAAGGACCAGTTCGACGTGAACGTCTACGGGCCACACCGGCTGATCCGCGAGGTGTTGCCTCACATGCGCGATCGCGAGCGGGGCCGGATCGTCAACGTCTCCAGCGTGACCGGCTTTCTCGCCACGCCGGGCGAGGGGGCCTACAGCGCGTCGAAGTTCGCCCTCGAAGGGCTCAGCGACGCGCTCCGCAACGAGGTCGATCAGTACGGGATCGACGTAGTGGTCGTCCAGCCCGGTCCCGTCGCGACCGAGTTCGAGCGCCGCGTCGAGGCCTCGCGCGACCGCCTGGAGCGGTCGGGTGCCTACGAGACGGTCTACGAGATCCAGGACGACCGCGTCGCCATCGAGGCCAGCGACTCCTTCGGAATGCCCGCCGGGGCGGTGGCGACGACGATCAAGGACGCCGCGACGGTGACAGATCCCGACCCCCGGTATCCCGTCGGCCGGCTCGCGAAGGCGGCCACGCTCGCGCGGTACCTCCCGGATCGGGTCCGCGACCGGCTCTGGGCCCTGCTCCGACGGGTGACCTCGCTCCGATAA
- a CDS encoding PHP-associated domain-containing protein → MTESDGTRVDLHVKVLDDGVVERAKARGLDVVVYAPHFTRWPTIKRRAAAFSDEDLLVVPGREIFTGPWYDRRHVLALGLDEPIPDFVTLEGAMAELRRQGAAVLAPHPTFLSVSLGREQLREYRPTIDAVEAYNPKHLPWHNRRAQSLASDLDLPAFASSYAHLPQTVGEVWTRFENDIRTAGDLVDALESGAQRRLFHRSGHGHRARKLLEFSHLGYENTWKKFDRIALSGMEATHPGHVAYGGRFDDVRVV, encoded by the coding sequence GTGACCGAGAGCGACGGGACGCGCGTGGACCTCCACGTCAAGGTGCTCGACGACGGCGTCGTCGAGCGGGCCAAAGCACGCGGGCTCGACGTGGTGGTGTACGCACCGCATTTCACGCGCTGGCCGACGATCAAACGGCGGGCCGCGGCGTTCAGCGACGAGGACCTCCTCGTCGTGCCGGGCCGGGAGATCTTCACCGGACCGTGGTACGACAGGCGACACGTGCTGGCGCTCGGTCTCGACGAGCCGATCCCGGATTTCGTCACGCTCGAGGGGGCGATGGCCGAACTGCGTCGCCAGGGCGCCGCCGTCCTCGCGCCCCATCCGACGTTTCTGAGCGTCAGTCTCGGCCGCGAACAACTCCGGGAGTACCGGCCCACGATCGACGCAGTCGAGGCGTACAACCCCAAACACCTGCCCTGGCACAACCGCCGTGCCCAGTCGCTCGCGAGCGACCTCGATCTGCCGGCGTTCGCCTCCTCGTACGCGCATCTGCCGCAAACCGTCGGCGAAGTCTGGACGCGCTTCGAGAACGACATCCGGACTGCGGGCGACCTCGTCGACGCCCTCGAAAGCGGCGCTCAGCGACGCCTCTTTCACCGCTCGGGCCACGGGCACCGCGCCCGCAAACTACTGGAGTTCTCCCATCTGGGCTACGAGAACACCTGGAAGAAGTTCGACCGGATCGCCCTGTCGGGGATGGAGGCGACCCATCCCGGCCACGTCGCCTACGGCGGGCGGTTCGACGACGTCCGCGTCGTCTAG
- a CDS encoding DUF5787 family protein, protein MDPDSEFVFELQVCQWAERDWPPERARPRPILIARQLGTKRRRWDTIVIECDPDALETRARFGRKRLDSDLLDVLRHAPEEWAWYRDALPDPGYPWRYVRESIHRADDREILETRTRGNRLQIRRRWAYPDWVERIVAIENKPDFDASAARALTDQLQRDVAVGLADEVWVATAGGREQFERALLEDVPVEVGILLVEGRDAEAVWQPRSLSPDQPGTRIEQRPDGGERDASAARFSYVDPDWKREKRLAIAERAYERGFRSYVKTMRPDCRHFELDDVPAGFLPHCDAKSCHQTASECRGGCPEYEPEPPTWRTGGWPIDGGPGAGIRRLLERQRLRTRPGLDE, encoded by the coding sequence GTGGACCCAGACAGCGAGTTCGTCTTCGAGTTGCAGGTCTGTCAGTGGGCCGAACGGGACTGGCCGCCGGAACGGGCGCGGCCGCGGCCGATCCTGATCGCCCGCCAGCTCGGCACGAAGCGACGCCGCTGGGACACGATCGTCATCGAGTGCGATCCGGACGCGCTCGAAACACGGGCGCGGTTCGGCCGCAAGCGCCTCGATTCCGACCTGCTCGACGTGCTCCGTCACGCCCCCGAGGAGTGGGCGTGGTACCGGGACGCCCTGCCCGATCCGGGCTACCCCTGGCGGTACGTCCGCGAGTCGATCCACCGGGCCGACGACCGCGAGATTCTCGAGACGCGAACGCGGGGCAACCGGCTGCAGATCCGCCGACGCTGGGCCTACCCCGACTGGGTCGAACGGATCGTCGCGATCGAGAACAAGCCGGACTTCGACGCCAGCGCCGCCCGGGCGCTGACCGACCAGCTCCAGCGCGACGTCGCCGTCGGGCTGGCCGACGAGGTGTGGGTGGCGACGGCCGGCGGCCGCGAGCAGTTCGAACGCGCGCTGCTTGAGGACGTCCCGGTCGAGGTCGGCATCCTGCTCGTCGAGGGGCGCGACGCCGAGGCGGTCTGGCAGCCGCGGTCGCTGTCGCCCGACCAGCCGGGCACCCGGATCGAACAGCGACCGGACGGGGGCGAACGCGACGCGTCGGCGGCCCGGTTTTCCTACGTCGATCCGGACTGGAAACGCGAGAAGCGACTGGCGATCGCCGAGCGGGCCTACGAGCGCGGCTTCCGGTCGTACGTCAAGACGATGCGCCCCGACTGCCGACACTTCGAGCTGGACGACGTCCCGGCCGGATTCTTGCCTCACTGCGACGCGAAGTCGTGTCACCAGACAGCGAGCGAGTGTCGCGGCGGCTGTCCGGAATACGAGCCGGAACCGCCGACCTGGCGGACCGGCGGCTGGCCGATCGACGGCGGTCCGGGAGCCGGGATCAGGCGGTTGCTCGAGCGCCAGCGACTGCGAACCCGACCTGGACTCGACGAGTGA